GGGCTCTTTTCACTCGGTCACTTGTTCATGATTTATTCATTATTAAAGGCTCAGGCCTTTGCAGACATGTATGCTAATTATATTCAATATATACTTTTTTGAACAACAGCACAAAATTATCAGATTATATGAATTATTCGTACTTTTATTTAACAATATTTTTGCATCCAACTATTTGAAATGGATAATTTTTGAATTGTTAAAATTGATGCGCTAAAATACGCATTTGCCTATTAGAAAGCACTGTTTTAACCAAATTTAACAAGTCTATTGACGATCTTTGTGGTGACAAGACAGTAGGAGTTTTTAGATCTTCGCGCCGAAGAGTGAATAGATAAATTTCAGCGCGATCGTAAATATTTTACAAACAAACCTGTTTTTTAGGTTCTGATTTGAAAGATATGTATCAACACGTATAAAGTAATTTCAATGAAAAAAGCATTTATTTATTTGATGGCAATTTTACCGCTAGCGAGTTTCGCCCAACAAATTCCTATGTTTGTGGGTACGTACACCAGTAAAACCGAGAGCAAGGGGATTTATATCTATAATTTTGATGTTAAAACCGGTGACGCAACATTATTGAGTACACAGGAGAGTAAAGACCCTTCATTCCTGGCAAGGAGTAACAACTTTATCTATGCCGTTAATGAGATTCCGAATCAAGAAGGGACAGTTTCAGCCTATTCTTTTAAAGACGGTCATTTAACTTTTTTAAATTCGCTTCCTTCGGGGGGTGGGGCGCCTTGTTTCGTCGAGGTACATCCTAATGGAAGCCTGCTGGCCGTAGCAAACTATACAGGCGGATCTGCGGCTCTTTTTGATCTAGAAAGTAACGGAGTATTAAGTAAAAGAGCGCGACTCATACAACATGAAGGTAAGGGAGTGGATCCCGTTCGGCAAGAAAAACCACATGTACATTCTACTTTTTTCTCTAAAAAGGGGGATAAGTTGTATATCCAAGATCTTGGTTTGGATGAGATTTCTATTTATCCGGTGAATAAAGCGGGAAATGTCTATAGCCTTGCTGAGGAATCGGAAGATATCTTTACACCTGCGGGCGGAGGTCCGCGACATATTGCATTTGATAAGAAAGAGAAATTCTTGTATGTTATATTGGAAATGACAGGTCAAATTGCATTTTATAAGAAAGATGGCAATGCGTGGATGTATCAAAGTACATTTGATATCAATCCGGAAGGTTTTAAAGGAAGTAATGGTGGGGCAGATATCAAGATGTCTGCTGATGGCAAATTTTTGTATGCAACCAATCGGGGCGATGCCAATACGATAGCTACTTTTTCCGTAGAGAAAGATGGAGAATTAAAGAAAATAGCCAATATGGCGGTTAAAGGTAAGGGACCGCGTAACTTTATTCTTTCTCCCGATGGTAAATATCTTTTGGTAGCCAATCAATATACGAACAACATTGTTTTGTTTAGCCGGGATACAAAAACTGGTTTGTTAACGGATACCGGTAAAGAAATTGCTGTGCCAGCTCCTGTTTGTATTCTATTTTAATCAAGCTAAGAAGATTTTTAAGAAAGGCTAAGTGCACTTTTCTTAAAAATCTTCTTTTCTGCAATCTAATTTACCCTCTTTTTCGAGATCATTTAAGGTGGTTCCCTTCCATGTTTTTACCCGTTGTATATATGCCGCTCGGCCAATCATGTGTGCTGCAACTGGCGCCGTTAGGATCAGGAAGAAACCAATAGCTATGGCCTTTGTTGTTACAGATACATCCGGGAAAGTCACCGCAGCACAGATGAGCAATAGCCCAACACCCAATGTTGCCGCCTTGACGGTTACGGAAAGACGTAAATAAAAATCCGGCATCCGCAAGATGCCAATAGAAGCAAACAATATGGCCAGCGCCCCTATCGTGCTGAGTATAGCTAAAGTAATATCATTCATCTTTGCTTTGTTTTTCTAAATAAAATGAAAATGCAATTGTGCCGAGAAATGCGATTAGCGCTAATATCATGGCAATATCTAAAAATACTTCCTGCGAAGTTCGTATACTATAAACGGTAAT
The genomic region above belongs to Sphingobacterium zeae and contains:
- a CDS encoding lactonase family protein encodes the protein MKKAFIYLMAILPLASFAQQIPMFVGTYTSKTESKGIYIYNFDVKTGDATLLSTQESKDPSFLARSNNFIYAVNEIPNQEGTVSAYSFKDGHLTFLNSLPSGGGAPCFVEVHPNGSLLAVANYTGGSAALFDLESNGVLSKRARLIQHEGKGVDPVRQEKPHVHSTFFSKKGDKLYIQDLGLDEISIYPVNKAGNVYSLAEESEDIFTPAGGGPRHIAFDKKEKFLYVILEMTGQIAFYKKDGNAWMYQSTFDINPEGFKGSNGGADIKMSADGKFLYATNRGDANTIATFSVEKDGELKKIANMAVKGKGPRNFILSPDGKYLLVANQYTNNIVLFSRDTKTGLLTDTGKEIAVPAPVCILF
- the mnhG gene encoding monovalent cation/H(+) antiporter subunit G yields the protein MNDITLAILSTIGALAILFASIGILRMPDFYLRLSVTVKAATLGVGLLLICAAVTFPDVSVTTKAIAIGFFLILTAPVAAHMIGRAAYIQRVKTWKGTTLNDLEKEGKLDCRKEDF